The proteins below are encoded in one region of Spirochaeta isovalerica:
- a CDS encoding metallophosphoesterase family protein → MKVLLLSDVHGNSEALEAVLVEPEARECREIWFLGDLAGYGPEPEICYSMLKKRKALIVPGNHDLYFGGRMSSDFFSAEAARALILTNPRVGKEFREVMKHSPLKKRRKGYTLVHGSLINPSSDYILNADDALQNFRLLKGHGLLYGHTHRQGCFLYDRGEILWLRPSSGEVLSFRGKKILINPGSAGQPRDGDPRAPWAVLDTRAKQITFYRSEYDVAAYQRKMQEIGASDFLLSRVEKGL, encoded by the coding sequence TTGAAAGTTCTATTATTATCGGATGTCCACGGAAACAGCGAAGCACTTGAAGCGGTACTGGTTGAGCCGGAAGCACGGGAGTGCCGGGAAATCTGGTTTCTTGGTGATCTGGCCGGTTACGGGCCGGAACCGGAGATCTGTTACAGCATGCTAAAAAAAAGAAAAGCCCTTATTGTTCCTGGAAACCACGACCTTTATTTCGGCGGAAGAATGAGTAGCGATTTCTTTTCCGCTGAAGCGGCAAGGGCTCTTATTTTAACCAATCCCCGGGTCGGGAAGGAGTTCCGGGAAGTCATGAAGCACAGCCCCTTAAAAAAACGCCGTAAGGGTTATACCCTTGTCCACGGCAGTCTTATCAATCCCTCGTCGGATTATATCCTGAACGCCGATGATGCTCTGCAAAACTTCCGTCTTCTCAAAGGTCATGGCCTTTTATACGGACATACTCACCGCCAGGGCTGTTTTCTGTATGACAGAGGGGAGATACTCTGGCTGAGACCCTCATCGGGAGAGGTCCTTTCCTTCAGGGGAAAAAAAATCCTTATCAATCCCGGCAGCGCCGGCCAGCCGAGAGATGGCGATCCCCGTGCCCCCTGGGCTGTCCTCGATACAAGAGCGAAACAGATCACTTTTTACCGTTCCGAATACGATGTAGCTGCTTATCAGAGGAAAATGCAGGAGATCGGCGCATCAGATTTTCTTCTTTCCCGCGTGGAAAAGGGCTTATAA
- a CDS encoding helix-turn-helix transcriptional regulator, with translation MLDKIILGILTLKDEQTAYDLKKAMDRSINHFYTTSFGSIHPALVKMEKKGLVSIREEIKQGRSRKVYSIEEEGRKVFSLWLDKEMEPVKIRESSLVHIFFFGLLERESRKRIIESYLEEIEQTKKVLEALKKDYEGKDIPDRFREVAEYQMRTLDFGIDHSSFMEEWFSRFLEGEKGE, from the coding sequence GTGCTTGATAAAATCATTCTGGGAATACTGACTCTGAAAGATGAGCAGACCGCATACGATCTGAAAAAGGCCATGGACAGGAGCATCAATCATTTTTATACAACCAGTTTCGGAAGTATTCATCCGGCTCTGGTCAAAATGGAAAAGAAAGGGCTGGTTTCCATCCGTGAGGAAATTAAACAGGGGCGGTCCCGCAAGGTCTATTCCATCGAAGAGGAAGGCAGGAAAGTGTTTTCACTCTGGCTCGATAAGGAAATGGAACCGGTAAAGATCAGGGAAAGCTCTCTGGTGCATATTTTCTTTTTCGGATTGCTGGAACGGGAGAGCCGGAAGAGGATAATCGAGTCATACCTTGAGGAAATAGAACAGACAAAAAAAGTCCTGGAAGCTTTGAAAAAAGACTATGAAGGAAAAGATATTCCCGACAGGTTCCGGGAAGTTGCTGAATATCAGATGCGCACTCTCGATTTCGGTATTGACCACAGCTCCTTTATGGAAGAGTGGTTCAGCCGTTTCCTCGAAGGAGAAAAAGGAGAATAA
- a CDS encoding alpha/beta hydrolase family protein, producing the protein MILRIGLIILVVFIAAAVVLIIPLLRQPDFAEPTGSMKIGTHLFTVGGGDGESRIIPVRVFYPAADDADGEYLPAMDSRIAKAFAELYGFPSFGTDEAPSHSLIDVPAAEGSFPVVLFSHGGFSYSTQNLSTLEELVSHGYIVLAVSHIEEAVLSIMPDGSAVPLGDPSIIKKSMKTPKDEIRAYAGRLERLKGNESAEVKRKLYRELGDTFYRDLEGYLDTRIGDFNLLIGSLEQLRTENAFPGAQQMDLEKIGMFGHSLGGITTAYICSEENSPILGGIDLDAPVITFDDRNPVPAGPFAYFSSTETSLPGAGKIDMTGTNRYYVSESEQPVFTKTFIGAAHYNFSDFNFMPPIVKFTPMLGSVDPISMSKEMNRAVLDFFDYLLKDGGIQSSFSGE; encoded by the coding sequence ATGATACTGAGAATAGGATTAATCATTCTTGTTGTGTTTATAGCCGCAGCCGTCGTGCTGATCATACCGCTGCTGAGACAGCCGGATTTCGCCGAGCCGACAGGATCAATGAAAATCGGAACTCATCTGTTTACGGTCGGCGGCGGAGACGGGGAGAGCAGAATCATCCCCGTAAGAGTCTTTTATCCCGCTGCAGATGACGCTGATGGAGAATATCTGCCGGCTATGGACAGCCGTATAGCCAAAGCCTTTGCGGAACTCTACGGTTTTCCCTCATTCGGGACAGATGAAGCGCCTTCCCATTCCCTGATTGATGTTCCGGCGGCCGAAGGTTCTTTCCCTGTGGTCCTCTTTTCTCACGGCGGGTTTTCCTACAGTACGCAGAACCTCTCCACATTAGAGGAACTGGTTTCCCATGGATATATCGTTCTGGCCGTTTCTCATATAGAAGAGGCTGTGTTATCGATTATGCCTGACGGTTCAGCAGTACCTCTTGGTGACCCCTCCATTATTAAAAAATCCATGAAAACTCCTAAAGATGAGATCCGGGCTTACGCCGGCAGGCTGGAACGGCTGAAGGGGAATGAGTCAGCAGAAGTTAAGCGGAAACTCTACAGAGAACTGGGAGATACGTTCTACAGAGATCTGGAGGGTTATCTGGATACAAGGATAGGTGATTTTAATCTTCTGATCGGCAGTCTGGAACAGCTGAGAACCGAAAATGCTTTTCCAGGGGCACAGCAGATGGATCTGGAAAAGATCGGTATGTTCGGCCATTCGCTCGGCGGAATCACAACCGCCTATATATGCAGTGAAGAAAACAGTCCGATTCTCGGAGGGATAGACCTGGACGCGCCGGTCATCACATTCGATGACAGAAATCCCGTACCTGCCGGTCCTTTTGCCTATTTTTCCAGTACGGAGACCTCGCTTCCGGGCGCCGGAAAAATCGATATGACCGGTACCAACAGATATTATGTGTCCGAATCGGAACAACCGGTTTTTACAAAAACGTTTATTGGCGCGGCCCATTACAATTTCTCCGACTTCAATTTTATGCCGCCCATTGTCAAATTCACACCCATGCTGGGAAGCGTTGACCCTATATCCATGTCAAAAGAGATGAACAGGGCTGTACTGGATTTTTTTGATTACCTGCTAAAAGACGGCGGAATACAGTCCTCTTTTTCCGGTGAGTAA
- a CDS encoding 2-oxo acid dehydrogenase subunit E2 — MFYRRKDGQLIDKEIPIFNRMIPYLMRGRNESMITLRESLIMTGTLKYISENRDGNGQKRYNYFEILIAAVMKTINEFPHMNRFIMGGHYYQRNEMSCAFVIKTRFSVEDPERNVIVKFSPGDSLDMISERIKKAVEYSKTAEEDEQDKAMDLLFKLPTGIVNIVTGAVKWMDRRGWLPLSMTDIDALHVSVFIANLGSIGINDAPAHHLFEWGNCSLFITTSRIRKEQVADRMGNLSVQDVMNVCFSIDERISEGYYYSRVVKRFRQLVENPSLLEEGL; from the coding sequence ATGTTTTACAGACGTAAAGACGGACAACTCATCGACAAAGAGATCCCTATCTTCAACAGGATGATCCCCTATCTGATGAGAGGCCGCAATGAGTCGATGATTACTCTCAGGGAATCTCTGATAATGACCGGCACGCTGAAATATATCAGCGAAAACCGTGACGGGAATGGACAGAAGCGCTACAACTATTTCGAGATTCTCATTGCCGCCGTCATGAAGACGATTAATGAATTCCCCCATATGAACCGCTTTATCATGGGCGGACATTACTATCAGCGGAATGAAATGAGCTGCGCTTTTGTCATTAAGACCAGATTTTCCGTTGAAGATCCCGAGAGGAATGTCATTGTCAAATTTTCTCCCGGAGATTCACTGGATATGATCTCCGAAAGGATAAAGAAAGCCGTAGAATACAGCAAAACAGCCGAGGAGGATGAACAGGACAAGGCGATGGACCTTCTGTTTAAACTCCCCACAGGAATAGTTAATATTGTGACGGGAGCCGTCAAGTGGATGGACAGAAGAGGCTGGCTGCCTCTTTCTATGACTGACATCGACGCTCTTCATGTCTCTGTGTTTATAGCCAATCTGGGAAGCATCGGTATAAATGACGCTCCGGCCCATCATCTCTTCGAGTGGGGTAACTGTTCGCTGTTTATCACAACCAGCCGCATCAGAAAGGAACAGGTTGCCGACAGGATGGGCAATCTCTCCGTTCAGGATGTGATGAATGTCTGCTTTTCCATAGACGAGCGGATATCCGAAGGGTATTATTATTCCCGCGTGGTTAAACGGTTCCGCCAGCTGGTGGAGAATCCGTCGCTTCTGGAAGAGGGACTTTAA
- a CDS encoding C69 family dipeptidase has product MQRIINFTAFLFLFTVSPLLTANTSIIVTAGASADGSVMVSYSRDSNLNGGYMAFSPGEQNAPGTVETLRSNWEEKQVTAEVDLSGINYRITGHMNEKQLVIGDSSFTPMLGDAAFFYDGKMDTGLLTTLTLKKAATAREAIKLIGSLTEEYGFYGPGKSFSIADKEEAWIMEMISKGPRGTGSVWVAMRIPDGYVSGHADSSRITTFPLDDSENCLYSEDVITFARKNGLWDGDDKDFSFADVYTVMNKTDIRQSEGRLWNIFRKVNVDAGDWKDYISGDVKRHFPARGTANGVISNRLPLWFKADAPLTSSDLMDLMRDHFEDTDMNMAKGIWAGAFSYPYRLRPDNGTAREYYYSHDRPVSVQYTGYSFISQSRRNIPDSIGGINWFGVDDTYMTVYLPVYSGVSSVPSCLREENNHPTEVSDNSAYWLFNMVSNFSALRYKAMIIDIRKVQRELEDLFKDRQKMMEEEAERMVGEENSDIADFLTARSEEMGNIMMNRWLELFHFLLIKHKDGEMRTEHNGVFDTVARGMASSVLNFYGYPADWAQAMIDKDNPPDLKAIYSDDELMEMFAKNNRRSIVVIALLAVIAVLTSALIVLITKTRNN; this is encoded by the coding sequence ATGCAGAGAATCATTAATTTCACAGCCTTTTTATTTCTATTTACTGTCTCCCCGCTACTAACAGCCAATACCAGCATTATTGTCACCGCCGGAGCATCGGCAGACGGATCGGTCATGGTCTCCTACAGCCGGGACAGCAATCTCAACGGCGGTTATATGGCCTTTTCACCGGGAGAGCAGAACGCCCCCGGGACAGTAGAAACTCTACGGAGCAACTGGGAGGAGAAACAGGTCACGGCGGAAGTGGATCTCTCGGGAATAAATTACAGAATTACCGGTCATATGAATGAAAAGCAGCTGGTTATCGGGGACTCTTCCTTTACCCCCATGCTCGGCGATGCCGCTTTTTTCTACGATGGAAAAATGGATACAGGCCTGCTGACCACCTTAACTCTGAAGAAGGCCGCCACGGCCAGGGAAGCCATTAAGCTCATTGGTTCCCTTACGGAAGAATACGGATTTTACGGACCGGGCAAAAGCTTTTCCATTGCCGACAAAGAGGAAGCCTGGATCATGGAGATGATAAGCAAAGGTCCGAGGGGGACGGGATCTGTCTGGGTCGCGATGAGAATTCCCGATGGATATGTGAGCGGTCATGCCGATTCGAGCCGCATTACGACTTTTCCTCTCGACGATAGTGAAAACTGCCTCTATTCGGAAGATGTCATTACTTTCGCCAGAAAAAACGGACTCTGGGACGGTGATGATAAAGATTTCAGCTTTGCCGACGTATACACGGTTATGAATAAAACAGATATCCGCCAGTCCGAAGGACGGCTCTGGAATATATTCCGTAAAGTGAATGTCGACGCCGGAGACTGGAAGGATTATATTTCCGGCGATGTGAAAAGGCATTTTCCGGCAAGGGGAACGGCAAACGGCGTTATATCGAACCGCCTTCCCCTCTGGTTCAAAGCGGACGCTCCCCTCACCTCTTCCGATCTGATGGATCTGATGAGGGATCATTTCGAAGATACCGATATGAACATGGCCAAAGGGATCTGGGCGGGAGCATTCAGCTATCCCTACCGGCTGCGCCCCGATAATGGAACAGCCAGAGAATACTACTACAGCCATGACCGCCCTGTATCGGTGCAGTATACGGGTTATTCCTTTATATCCCAGTCGCGGAGAAATATTCCCGATTCAATCGGAGGGATCAACTGGTTCGGTGTCGACGATACCTACATGACAGTATACCTGCCGGTTTACAGCGGTGTGTCATCCGTACCGTCCTGTCTGAGAGAGGAGAACAACCACCCGACTGAGGTCTCAGACAATTCAGCCTACTGGCTTTTCAATATGGTTTCCAATTTCTCGGCTCTCCGCTATAAGGCGATGATCATCGACATAAGGAAAGTGCAGAGGGAACTGGAAGATCTCTTCAAAGACCGTCAGAAAATGATGGAGGAAGAGGCTGAGCGAATGGTTGGGGAAGAGAACAGTGATATTGCAGACTTTCTGACCGCCCGATCGGAAGAGATGGGAAATATCATGATGAACCGCTGGCTCGAACTGTTTCATTTCCTACTCATAAAACACAAGGACGGGGAGATGCGGACCGAGCATAACGGCGTTTTTGACACTGTGGCCCGCGGAATGGCCTCCTCCGTACTGAATTTCTACGGCTACCCGGCCGACTGGGCCCAGGCCATGATTGACAAGGACAATCCGCCCGATCTGAAAGCTATTTACAGCGATGATGAGCTGATGGAAATGTTTGCGAAGAATAATCGCCGCTCCATCGTGGTGATCGCCCTGCTGGCAGTAATAGCGGTTCTGACATCGGCTCTGATTGTTCTGATTACAAAAACAAGAAATAATTAA
- a CDS encoding ABC transporter permease subunit encodes MKLIKFVWAVLLTLAVLTVLVILPTVLVPTEEGLRLDFMSVRRQFIVLGNSLVSGDFFIYRSGRYMRNLLESLPAYTYTTFYYALFGSIVSLFLGLFMGMFLLRSNKARLIETAGFISLVPDFMIATILQLLVIKLTGLTGLNLVRIASTGSDRKAILLPIITMAVTAGFYLTRSIYSHSYKELGEDFVLFAKAKGIDRRNIYIRHIFPSVVKNLRSDLKKYLTLIISNLFIIERIFNIPGISRLFFTFAYSVGWQYTGAAGKGRFTALISTQINVALISLIALIAVYFTVYWILYGILRILLKAASGE; translated from the coding sequence ATGAAACTGATAAAGTTTGTATGGGCTGTTCTTCTTACATTAGCCGTTCTGACTGTCCTCGTCATTCTCCCGACCGTTCTCGTGCCGACGGAAGAGGGGCTCAGACTGGATTTCATGTCAGTCCGCCGTCAGTTTATTGTATTGGGGAATTCCCTTGTTTCGGGAGATTTTTTCATTTACAGAAGCGGCAGATATATGCGCAATCTTCTTGAATCCCTGCCCGCCTATACCTATACGACTTTCTACTATGCCCTTTTCGGTTCCATCGTCAGCCTTTTTCTGGGGTTGTTTATGGGGATGTTCCTCCTGCGGTCGAATAAAGCCCGGCTGATCGAAACTGCGGGATTCATCAGTCTCGTTCCCGACTTTATGATAGCCACGATTCTCCAGCTTCTCGTTATAAAACTGACCGGTCTGACAGGACTGAACCTCGTCAGGATCGCTTCGACGGGAAGCGACAGAAAAGCAATCCTTCTCCCTATCATCACAATGGCCGTGACGGCAGGGTTTTATCTTACCAGAAGCATATACAGCCATTCCTATAAAGAACTGGGGGAAGATTTTGTTCTCTTTGCCAAAGCAAAGGGGATCGACAGAAGGAATATCTACATCCGCCACATCTTTCCCTCCGTGGTTAAAAATCTTCGGAGCGATCTGAAAAAATATCTTACGCTGATCATTTCCAATCTTTTCATTATCGAAAGGATCTTTAATATTCCCGGTATATCCAGGCTCTTCTTCACTTTCGCCTACTCTGTGGGCTGGCAGTATACGGGCGCTGCGGGGAAAGGGCGGTTTACGGCTCTCATCTCTACTCAGATTAACGTCGCACTGATCTCTCTCATAGCACTGATCGCCGTATATTTTACGGTTTACTGGATACTCTACGGAATCCTGAGAATCCTTCTTAAGGCGGCTTCCGGTGAATAA
- a CDS encoding ABC transporter permease subunit yields the protein MNKLNKTLILGMTTLIFLILAAIAGPSIAPYPDDWDDKIHTSEQETSASPFPPSEGHLMGTDFYGYDMFSMILRGARYTLFFCLAVSLVRVVLGTVAALFLGWRSREIKSSPVLGGLAAVPIVIFLYLLFAGVSYNSPVPPWILAIFQGIVIMLFGLPGVIGVLEEKVADQREKSYVEAAVSSGAGPVRILFKHILPFLIEPILIIFSHETISVLTIIGQLGILNMFIGGARIQFDPVIFLSMSHEWAGLIGNYKGYISSTSNWLILFPLGAYFLVLVALYLFSRGLEKYFHRKYGNAPHV from the coding sequence GTGAATAAACTCAACAAAACCCTGATTCTGGGAATGACGACACTTATTTTCCTCATTCTGGCGGCCATCGCCGGTCCTTCCATAGCCCCCTATCCCGATGACTGGGATGATAAGATCCACACTTCCGAGCAGGAGACTTCCGCATCGCCTTTTCCTCCCTCGGAAGGGCATCTGATGGGAACTGACTTCTACGGATACGATATGTTTTCCATGATTCTCAGAGGGGCAAGATATACGCTCTTTTTCTGTCTCGCCGTTTCGCTCGTCCGGGTGGTTCTCGGAACCGTAGCGGCGCTTTTCCTCGGCTGGCGCTCCCGGGAAATAAAAAGCAGTCCGGTCCTGGGTGGGCTGGCAGCGGTGCCGATTGTTATTTTTCTCTATCTGCTGTTTGCAGGGGTAAGCTATAACTCTCCGGTTCCCCCCTGGATTCTCGCCATATTCCAGGGGATCGTCATCATGCTTTTCGGTCTTCCGGGGGTTATCGGCGTTCTGGAGGAAAAAGTTGCCGACCAGAGAGAGAAGTCCTATGTGGAAGCGGCTGTTTCGTCGGGAGCGGGTCCGGTCCGCATCCTTTTCAAACATATTCTCCCCTTTCTGATTGAACCGATTCTCATCATCTTTTCCCATGAAACCATTTCGGTTCTGACCATTATCGGACAGCTGGGAATTCTTAATATGTTTATCGGCGGTGCGAGAATACAGTTCGACCCCGTCATCTTTCTCTCTATGTCCCACGAATGGGCCGGCTTGATCGGCAACTACAAGGGGTATATCTCAAGCACTTCAAACTGGCTGATCCTTTTTCCCCTGGGGGCCTATTTTCTTGTTCTCGTGGCTTTATATCTCTTTTCAAGAGGATTGGAGAAGTATTTTCACAGGAAGTACGGGAATGCGCCGCATGTTTAG